AGATTTGAAAAATTCCTCTCTCGGTCCAGACGTTGGTTAAAAGGCCAAGAATGCAATGCAGCGATACAACACTGGTTTGCAGCAGACACTTGCCTCTGCTAGTTGGCGATCTGTGAGTGGTATTAGCGTGAAGGTTGAAGCTTTAGAAGCTGATcggtttgagcagagtgtacagatgaggtggTGAGAGAAccggacagactaaaggattaaagcgccgctgcatcactctctttaggcaGAGATGACGTGATCGCTAAATGACACCGGCATCACTATCATCACGTAGTTGAACATCATTGTGGGTAACGTAGGGAACTGTTAACCGAAGTATGACAATGAAAGAAGTTCATAAAAAgtcagaatttcattataagTTTCTTCTTTTAACATGGAGTAATGTTAACCAAAACAATGGCCAAAAGAGACCAcagacttacacacacacttgtcattAAGTTTATTTACTGCACAAAGGGCAAAATAGCAATCATGGTATTCATCAaacctttaaaaacacacaagccaGTTGTTGTGTTgcgttttcctttcattttcaagGCTCTGATCTCTGACCAGGCGTTACTTGTAATGcgcagtgacactgacatggtggagtgtgtgtgtgtgtgtgtgtgtgtgtgtgtggtgctggtgTGAGTGTATCAGGTGCACCAGTGTTGGtgagagtattttttttaaacaccacagTGTCATTACTAGGTCCAGAAACAATCCACTGACCTACAGCATGCTGTAGTCAGAAACGGACTGTGATTAAGCTGAGAGGATGATTAACACTCACGCCACAcgttggagggaaaaaaagatgagtCATGCAGTAATATCTGATCAGCATTGCTGGACCCTTTCCCAGCCTAGAGGGGGGATAAGAAATTACAGTGCCTGccactaatatcggcacccttggtaaatatgagtaaaaaaggctgtgaaaaattctttattgtttaaccctttgatcttttgttcaaacaaaaaattcacaaaattactctgctctcataaacacaggtttatccaaaagaatatatctttgttaaatataggtgtgtaacaattattggtatctttttagtcaatactttgtgctacctccctttcccaaatttccaggtccacgctggtggactctcctcttcagttcaccccacaggttttctatggcttcaggtcaggggactgggatggtcatggcaggaccttgattttgtggtctgtaaataatttttgtgttgattttgatgtatgttttggatcattgtcctgctggaagatccagccacggcccatttgaagctttctggcagagacagtcaggttttcatttaatatctgttgatatttgatagagaccatgatgtcatgtatcctaacacaatgtccaggtcctctggcagaaaaacagccccaaaacattaaagatccaccaccatatttaactgtgggcatgaggtacttttccatatggctacctctctgtgtgcaccaaaacctcctctggtgtttattgccaaaaagctctattttggtttcatctgaccatagaacccgatcccatttgaagttccagtagtgtctggcaaactgaagacgcttgagattgtttttggatgagaataGAGGCTTTTTTCGAAGgagacttcggattgtagttttggagactttctgaccccaagacacaactaacttctgcagttctccagctgtgatccttggagattatTTGGTCACTCTTTtggaaccatcctcttcacagtgtgttgagacaatatagacacacgtccaattccaggtcgattcataacatctccagttgactggaacttcttaattattaccctgatggtggaaatgggcattttcaatgtttgtgctattttcttatagccacttcccattttgtgaagctcaacaaccttttgctgcacatcacagctatattccttggtcttacccattgttgtGACTGATTTGGCCTccgttacctcatatttatacccttgtgaaacaagaagtcatggaagaacaagttcctgttcctagtcacacaggtgtacaaaaaaatgtaaaaattaataaGAATATActttaaatctatttttcctcatatgaattctTAGAGGTGCCAAGAATTGTGgcgcacacatatttaacaaagattttttaaaataagcctgtggtgttttaaattgtttgagaatttttgtgatttttttttttttttttttttggacaaatgtcaaaaggttaaacagtaaagaccattttttcacagccttctttgctcatatttaccaagtgtaccaatattagtgtagggcACTGTACACTGAACAGCAGATCAGACTACAGTAAGTAACTGTACACTTACATAATGACTTATGTGATGGGGATATTAAATGCagtagtaaaacaaaaaaacaaataaacaagtacAACAAGCAACCAAACTATTTCTCGTATCGAAAGGAAACATGACCTCAATGAAAAAGAATAACAGAGACCACTTCGGTCAGAGTACCTTTTCAGATAGATTTTACTATGGTGCAAAACAATACAGTAATGTCTTCaggatttaaaaatgcaatcagtGTCAAGGTAAGttggttttacattttttgttaacatttttaaaaattgttttggattttattcTGTATACAGCTGAGGAACGGGAAATTGTTTGTGAAGTCCTAACAAATGCATACACTTCTGCAACGCACTGTACCAGACAATGCCCTTAATAcaatatacaaatacagatgAATATAAGACACAAATGCAGTAAATATAATTAAGGACATTAAATACAAGAAATTAgatcccacacacactcactagaTTGCATGTTTACCATAAATGTGAATCTATGTCTTTgttgtgctctgtgtgtgaaaTATCTAAGAGCTCTGAGGAATGTGGGCACTCACTACTCACTTGAGGATGATCAGATATTTTCCTACCTGTTTGATGAATGCTTATTTACAGATTCTCTTTTAAGAGGGAATCTACTTGCACTTTCAGTTATGAAAAGCTTGACTAGAACGAATGGACTCGCTCGTCATTTTCACGTCGTCTATCGATTTCTGTACGTTCCATTAAAGCCATGTCGATATACCAGAGATATTTTTTACTCCCTGTGTATCCCAAACTTTTGTAAAAAGACTAGGTGATGTTCGGTAAGCCTGGACGCTGTAGCTTCTGATTCCCCTCGTTTGTTGATAGGACTAGATCTCGATGGGGTCTTCTGCTGTTTCaacccatctgcctcaagattTGACGTGttatgttctgagatgcttttcagctcagcAAGTTTGTAAtaagtggttatttgagtagCTGTAgagttcctgtcagctcaaaccctTCTAGACATTCTTCTCTGATGTTTCTCGTCAACAGTGTAATTTCTGCCAGCAGAAATTATTAGTTTTTGTATTTTGGATCATTCTGTGTAGACTCTAGCGACTGctaggagatcaacagtttctgagaTACTCAAACAGCCCTCAGGCACCATCATCCATACCAtcgtcaaagtcactgagatcacaatcTCCATTCTAATGTTTGACGTGACCATtaaatgaagctcttgacctgtatctgcatgattgtatgcattgcactgctgccatgtgattggctgattggataattgcatgaatggaCCGGAGTACAGGCATTGGCACCTGGGTAATGGAGCAAGCAGCGTACCTGCACCCTGTAAACTTTCTGAGAATCAAGGGATTGTAAATCCATACTTAAACCTTAGGAATATGACTTTTTGCAGATTTATTCGAAATCAAACACTGAATTCTCTCGTTTAGATAAGTCTTCAGACCCTTCATTCAGTACTTTGTAGATGCACTTTTGGCAGCAATTACAGCTTTGAGTCTTCTTGGGTGAGTTTCTACAAGATTTGTATGCCTggatttgggcagtttctccaaTTCTTCTTGGCAGATCCAGTCAAGCATAATCAGATTGAATGGGGAAGTTCTGTGAACCGTCATCTTCAGGTTTCTCCACAGATGTTCTATGGAGTTCAAGTCTGGGTTTTGGCTGGGCCACTGAAGGACATTCAGAGATTTGTCTAAAAGCCATGCCCACATTGTCTTGGCTATATGCTTTAAGTCTTGTCATGATGCACCTTTGCCCTAGTCTCAAGTAGTATGCACTCTCAAGCAAGTTTTCTTCTAGGAACACTATGTAGGCTGCCTTTGTCCTTCCCTCAGTTCTAACCAGTCTCCCTGTCCCTGCCACTGAccagcagccccagagcatgatcctgccatcaccatgcttcactgtagcaAAGTTATTAGTCAGTTAAAGAGGAGTACCTGCTGTCTCCTTACATAGCAGCAGTcccatttttgtctcatcagaccagagaattattttttttttttacttttgcttcTTTAAGTGCCTGCCATATACCTTTTACTCAGATGTGGCTTAGTTGATGGAGTATTTCTGAGGTGTTTTTTGCTCCGGCAGGTTCATCTATCTCTGTGGAAGACTTCTAAAGCTCTCTTCGAGTGATCGTCGGGTTCTCGGTCATCTCCCAGTCCAAGGCCCTTTTAGCCGATTACAGTTGTCCTGGTGGCTCCAAACTAACTCCACTGCACAATGATCAAACACTTCTGAGATTATTCAAAGCTTTAGAAATGATTTTATACCCTTGCCCAGATCTATCTCCACGCTATTTGATCACGGCGGTCTAGGGAGAGTTCCTTGGACTTTGACAGTTAATTGTGGGGCCTTTCTAACTGAATTTCCCCACAGGGAGACTCCAGTATAGTTCTAGAGAAACCTCAAGAAccgctagcattagcattttagtctgtttctttattttattaattacacaTTAACAAGCTCAAGAATGCTTTCAAAGTcatgactgtaaataaacataagTTATTACCTGTAGCTAAGCTCAttataaaattgaaataaaattatataaactatGCACGCAAGTGCTTTTATATTGAACAGCAGTGGAGACGCTTATTGAGTTCTTGTATAGCATAGCACACTGACATCCTATCCACTACGTTTGTGTGGATAAATCTCCCCAATGCACTCCGACACCTGGTCCTTCAGGAGGAAGATAAATGATGAGGAACATGGTAATACGATGGTAATGACTTAACAAGAGTGTTTACTTTGTAAAGGACTTTATTCTTTTATTCACTGTTGTCCTAGTGTTGTTAATTTCAACATTTGCTCTGTAATGGATAGCAGTGTATGTGGTAGTTCACCATCTTCACTTCACATCTGTATAATTCTGTTTCTCGTATGCATACacgttatataaataatatacatgtGATGAGTTTTGAAGAATAAACAAATTTGTGTAACACTACATgaataattcaataaataacaatgtTATAATTTAGAGCCATATgcagtttatattaatattctgTTTAAGATTCTGTACGTCTAGCACGGTTCCTATTTGCACCTTTGGCAcaacaaataaaaccaaatttaTGCAGTAAACTATAAACAATAACATAAGTggtaacaggaagtaacttgtttcacgGCTGTAATGATACTGCAAATTTCACTCACTATGATCTATGTGGATGTGTCTTTAGCCCCTCTGTTGAAATTTTACCATTTAGCtttaattttatgcaaattgtAAGCAGCATtatgtaccaaaaaaaaaaaaaatattggctATCATGGtaattatattgtttttgtttttttaaactgttccCCAGCTGGCATCAAGCACAATAAAACTGTACTATGTTCAGGATATACAATAATCTGATCACCAGACCTTGGTCTTCTTCCAGGTGATTATGTTGTAAAGCTCTTCTCCCAGGATCTCACAGAGGCTCAGCTTTCAGAAAACGACTCGGGCTGCGACACCCAGACCCTTTCCCTAACGCCTGATCCTGCCGACGCCGTCCTCTCCTCTACAGTCCCTCCATATTCCATCCGACCCGGCCACTCATCCTTCCACAGAGACACCCGGGAGTGTGCACTCTCCAAACACATGCGGTTTCTGCAGAACCTGAGTGCGTTACGTGGCTCGGGGAGGAATACACAGATGGACAGAGGGGATGCGGTGATGGAGGACACAGCACTTAGCATGATTAAATCTGTGGTGGAGGCCCACCGAGAAGCCGGAGCAGGAAGATTAGGAGACGTTTCTCAGCTGGGTCGCTTCCTCCAGGCGTCACGCCTGGTGGCGCAGGCCCTGGAGAAGGGACTCTGCAAGCAGGACGTTTATGAGAAAGCGGAAGAGATGCTCGAGCAGCTGCTCGAGCTGCTGCTTAACAATAGTCAGCTTAATAAGGTAGGTGACGATCTAGCTTTGTTTTGCGTACTTGTATTTATGTGGTATGCATATGTGTGGCACCCTGAGAAACCTCATACTGTGAAATTTCATCATTTTCTATGATGTATAACAGGCATTCGATACGGTTATTAGTATTTGTCTAATACCGTGCTCATTTACTCATAGGTCTGAGAGCATCAGATGTGTGATTTGACGCATTGCTTACAATGTCTCAGGTGTTTCACATTTTAAGCATTAAATTCATAAGCATGAGAGCAACAGTGTGCAATGATGGAGGGCACAAGATAAATTTTTTTCCTGCTACATGGCTTCTCATACTATTTCTGTGTTAATGACCTGCAGCTCCTCTTGTTCTCCCCTCATCATTTTAGATTTCATATTTTGACTCATTATCTCACCATGTACAGCAGAATTCTCATCATGCATGTCGGCTCAACACCTGAAAATGAAACCCAGCATGATTAAGCTgaaatacactgatcagccataacattaaaaccacctgcctaatattgtgtagttcctctttgtgccgccaaaacagctctgacccgtcgaggcatggactctacatgacttctgaaggtgtgctgtggtatctggcaccaagacgttagcagcagatcctttaagtcctgtaagttgcgagatgTGGCCTcagtggatcggacttgtttgtccagagcATACCACAGACGcccgatcagattgagatctggggaattcggaggccgagtcaacaccttgaactctttgtcatgttcctcaaactgttcctgaacaatttttgcagtatgACAGGGTGCATTACTGTATCtttctgaaagaggccactgcctttagggaataccgttgtcatgaagaggtgtacttgttctgcagcagtgtttaggtaggtggtgtGTGTTCaagtaacatctacatgaattccaggacccaaggtttcccagctgaacattgcccagagcatcacactgccggTTTGCCTTTTTCCTATAGTGCATCCCGGTGCCGTCGCTTACCTGAGGAAGCGATGGACACACACCTGgtcgtccacatgatgtaaaagaaaacgtgctTCATCAGaacaggccaccttcttccattgctccatgacCCAATTCTGATGCTCACGGGCTTGCTGTGATAGTCTGTGTTACCGGTGTGATTATATCACTTGCCCATCGCAGCACCGACTCCactgtcattttgctttttttatagtaataaaaatcatttcgtTCAGTTAGCGAACGGAcgttacaattaaaaactgatcaTGTCttctcaattcagcatgagtcGGAGTCGCAGCACCGATTCATTTAGCGCAAGTGAgggcgaggcgagccgactgacggggagggtgaggcgagccgactgactaggagcgaggcgagccgactgacggggagggtgaggcgagccgactgactaggagcgaggcgagccgactgacggggagggtgaggcgagccgactgacgggggggcgaggcgagccgactgatgGGGGGgggcgaggcgagccgactgacgggggggggcgaggcgagccgactgacgggggggagcgaggcgagccgactgacgggggggagcgaggcgagccgactgactaggagcgaggcgagccgactgacggggggagcgaggcgagccgactgactggggggagcgaggcgagccgactgactaggagcgaggcgagccgactgacggggggagcgaggcgagccgactgacggggggagcgaggcgagccgactgacggggGGAGCGAGGCTAGCCGACTGACGGGGGGGAGCGAGGCTAGCCGACTGACtaggagcgaggcgagccgactgactaggagcgaggcgagccgactgacgggggggagcgaggcgagccgactgactaggagcgaggcgagccgactgactaggagcgaggcgagccgactgacggggggagcgaggcgagccgactgacggggGGAGCGAGGCTAGCCGACTGACGGGGGGGAGCGAGGCTAGCCGACTGACTAGGAGCGAGGCAAGCCGACTGACtaggagcgaggcgagccgactgacgggggggagcgaggcgagccgactgactaggagcgaggcgagccgactgactaggagcgaggcgagccgactgacggggggagcgaggcgagccgactgacggggGGAGCGAGGCTAGCCGACTGACGGGggggagcgaggcgagccgactgactaggagcgaggcgagccgactgacgggggggagcgaggcgagccgactgactaggagcgaggcgagccgactgactaggagcgaggcgagccgactgacgggggggagcgaggcgagccgactgacgggggggagcgaggcgagccgactgactaggagcgaggcgagccgactgactaggagcgaggcgagccgactgactaggagcgaggcgagccgactgacgggagggagcgaggcgagccgactgacgggagggagcgaggcgagccgactgactaggagcgaggcgagccgactgacgggagggagcgaggcgagccgactgacgggagggagcgaggcgagccgactgactaggagcgaggcgagccgactgacgggggggagcgaggcgagccgactgactaggagcgaggcgagccgactgacgggggggagcgaggcgagccgactgacgggggggagcgaggcgagccgactgactaggagcgaggcgagccgactgacggcggggagcgaggcgagccgactgacgggggggagcgaggcgagccgactgacgggggggagcgaggcgagccgactgactaggagcgaggcgagccgactgactaggagcgaggcgagccgactgacggggGGGAGCGAGGCTAGCCGACTGACtaggagcgaggcgagccgactgacagggggagcgaggcgagccgactgacggggGGGAgcagcgaggcgagccgactgacggggGGGAGCAGCGAGGCGAGCCGTCTGACGGGGGGGAGCAGCGAGGCGAGCCGTCTGACGGGggggagcgaggcgagccgactgactaggagcgaggcgagccgactgacagggGGAGCGAGGCGAGCCATCTGACGGGGGGGAgcagcgaggcgagccgactgacgtgGGggggagcgaggcgagccgactgacggggGGGAgcagcgaggcgagccgactgacggggGGGAGCAGCGAGGCGAGCCGTCTGACGGGGGGGAGCAGCGAGGCGAGCCGTCTGACGGGGGGGAGCAGCGAGGCGAGCCGTCTGACGGGggggagcgaggcgagccgactgactaggagcgaggcgagccgactgactaggagcgaggcgagccgactgacagggGGAGCGAGGCGAGCCATCTGACGGGGGGGAgcagcgaggcgagccgactgacgtgGGggggagcgaggcgagccgactgacgtgGGggggagcgaggcgagccgactgaccgTGGGggggagcgaggcgagccgactgatgGGGGGGAGCAGCGAGGCGAGCCGTCTGACGGGGGGGAGCAGCGAGGCGAGCCGTCTGACGGGGGGGAgcagcgaggcgagccgactgacgtgggggagcgaggcgagccgactgactaggagcgaggcgagccgactgacgggggggagcgaggcgagccgactgactaggagcgaggcgagccgactgacgggggggagcgaggcgagccgactgacggggGGGAGCAGCGAGGCGAGCCATCTGACGGGGGGGAgcagcgaggcgagccgactgacgtgGGggggagcgaggcgagccgactgacgtgGGggggagcgaggcgagccgactgaccgTGGGggggagcgaggcgagccgactgacggggGGGAgcagcgaggcgagccgactgacggggGGGAgcagcgaggcgagccgactgacggggggagcagcgaggcgagccgactgacgggggggggggagcgaggcgagccgactgacaagacgatggcaGAGGATTTGGTTTCAAGGCGAAATGTTAAAGTGCCTATTTGGTAAtattttggatttaaacccaGTGTTAATAGGGAACCTGCAAACATTAATAAGGCAAACTGTAAACTTTGTCTGATAAGTTGCCGCTAATTCGGAAGCGAAAGTGAACTGCACACGAGCATTGGACAACCAGCTATCATGCGCTGTTCATGTTGCTAGCCTGGCTCGGCCATGTAGCTCTTTTCTTTACAACATCCAACCATTTCTTTCCACAGAGGCCACTC
This genomic interval from Ictalurus furcatus strain D&B chromosome 2, Billie_1.0, whole genome shotgun sequence contains the following:
- the mei4 gene encoding meiosis-specific protein MEI4 isoform X4 gives rise to the protein MANCGATKWREAWHIRRAKLGVALAVIKSKPAGKSAREHAEYLAAKLKQQEENWKSKAEDLKEEVLRLKQDLLLTKLLSKQRNGAETARGDYVVKLFSQDLTEAQLSENDSGCDTQTLSLTPDPADAVLSSTVPPYSIRPGHSSFHRDTRECALSKHMRFLQNLSALRGSGRNTQMDRGDAVMEDTALSMIKSVVEAHREAGAGRLGDVSQLGRFLQASRLVAQALEKGLCKQDVYEKAEEMLEQLLELLLNNSQLNKVRVGVKVGDVQEYTRQRECLQSTVVSQKDSQAMKAKIQSADCSKILTV